A genomic stretch from Brucella sp. BE17 includes:
- a CDS encoding IS5 family transposase (programmed frameshift): MSELLLFSEVQMRGIEPYFPLSHGIPRVDDRLILSGIIFVLRNGLRWRDAPREYGPHKTIYNRFIRWSRLGVFNRILAELTAKRGKLEQLMIDATHLKAHRTAASLLKKGMFPRRIGRTKGGLNSKLHAVCDDHGRPLILLLSEGQMSDYKGAAKMLPAFPKAKSLLADKGYDADWFRDALAARKITACIPSRANRKLAIPYDPVLYKKRHKIENMFGKLKDWRRIHTRYDPCAHAFFSSICFAAAVIFWLGFNES; this comes from the exons ATGAGTGAGTTACTGTTGTTTTCAGAGGTGCAGATGCGCGGCATCGAACCGTATTTTCCGCTGTCGCACGGCATTCCGCGCGTTGATGACCGTCTAATTTTGAGTGGCATCATCTTTGTTTTGCGCAATGGGCTGCGTTGGCGTGACGCACCGAGAGAATACGGTCCACACAAGACGATCTATAACCGTTTCATCCGGTGGAGTAGGCTGGGCGTGTTCAACCGCATTCTTGCCGAACTGACCGCCAAACGCGGTAAGCTCGAACAACTGATGATCGACGCCACCCACTTGAAAGCCCACCGTACCGCAGCCAGTCTGCTAAAAAAGGGGATGT TTCCCAGACGTATTGGGCGGACCAAAGGCGGGCTGAACTCTAAGCTGCATGCCGTCTGCGATGATCACGGTCGACCACTCATCCTGCTTCTGAGCGAAGGGCAGATGAGCGATTATAAAGGAGCGGCAAAGATGCTTCCCGCGTTTCCCAAGGCCAAATCCTTGTTGGCTGACAAGGGGTATGACGCCGACTGGTTTCGAGACGCCTTGGCAGCCCGTAAGATTACCGCGTGCATTCCATCTCGGGCAAACCGCAAACTCGCCATCCCGTATGACCCGGTGCTCTATAAAAAGCGCCACAAAATCGAAAACATGTTCGGCAAGCTTAAGGACTGGAGGAGAATTCATACACGATACGACCCATGCGCCCACGCATTCTTCTCAAGCATATGCTTCGCTGCAGCCGTGATCTTCTGGCTTGGATTTAACGAGTCCTGA
- a CDS encoding IclR family transcriptional regulator, translating to MSETPADVSGSLKPVPAVMRAAAILDCIAKASDRSADGYKLADIVRLTRLPKSSVHGLCQTLVHLKLLEIDPAGRFCMGPKSAQWANAFLAGSDIVDTFQDVVAQTPELHVYTLTLSHLEGPDVIYQACRNSNAPLGITFRVGMRAPAVFTATGKAMLAAMSVVERKRHLPKPWPAPLTPTSVASIESLDAEMIDAQVRGYSLDNGQLREGMICIGSAIVSGRGQPIAGIGLSLMSAEARPELLNALGERIRLLADNIGARLGAVSA from the coding sequence ATGAGTGAAACACCAGCCGACGTGTCTGGTTCCTTAAAACCCGTTCCAGCCGTCATGCGCGCAGCAGCGATTCTCGACTGTATTGCGAAAGCCAGCGACAGATCCGCGGATGGTTACAAGCTGGCCGATATTGTGCGACTGACCAGGTTGCCCAAAAGCAGCGTCCACGGCTTATGCCAGACGCTGGTCCATCTGAAGCTGCTGGAGATTGATCCGGCTGGGCGCTTTTGCATGGGGCCTAAATCCGCTCAATGGGCTAATGCCTTTCTGGCAGGTAGTGATATTGTCGATACGTTTCAGGACGTGGTCGCTCAGACGCCGGAACTTCATGTCTACACTTTGACGCTGTCGCATCTGGAGGGGCCGGATGTTATTTATCAGGCCTGCCGTAATTCAAATGCGCCTTTGGGCATAACATTCCGCGTCGGAATGCGCGCGCCAGCGGTCTTTACGGCGACTGGTAAGGCCATGCTTGCTGCGATGTCGGTTGTCGAACGTAAACGGCACCTGCCCAAACCGTGGCCTGCCCCGCTCACGCCCACAAGCGTCGCTTCTATCGAATCTCTTGATGCTGAAATGATCGACGCGCAGGTGCGGGGGTATTCATTGGATAATGGTCAACTGCGGGAGGGGATGATTTGCATTGGATCGGCAATAGTAAGTGGCAGAGGCCAGCCTATTGCTGGAATCGGTCTTTCGCTGATGTCAGCCGAAGCCCGCCCGGAGTTGCTCAACGCGTTAGGTGAGCGCATTCGTCTGCTGGCAGATAACATCGGTGCGCGGTTAGGCGCGGTTTCCGCGTAA